GGGTAAGCGAACTACAACACAAGAGTACGATGGTGCCGTAATCAGTGAAATTGATAAGATTCTGTCTAAAGATAGTAAGCATAGCAGAGTTATTTTTGTTCACTTAATGGGGAGTCATGGAGATTATTGCTCAAGATATCCAGATAAGTATCGGAGGTTTTCTGGAGAACTGGCCATCTCAGAATTTGGAAAACTAGCTATATCAAAAAATATAAATAAAAACATTAACTGCTATGACAACAGTGTTTTATATAATGATCATGTAGTTAGTTCAATAATAAAGTCATTAGAAAATAAAAATGGTGTTAATGGGTTGTTGTATTTTTCTGATCATGCTGATGACGTTTTTGGGAAATTAGGGCATAATGCAGCAAATTTCACATATGATATGACGCGAATTCCATTAATTATGTGGTTTTCTGAGCAATATAAATCTAGATATCAAGATAAATACAGCGCACTTAAGGGTCATGAAAATGCACTTTTTTCCAACGATGATATCTACGATACTTTAGTTGGTGTGTTCAATATTGATACTGAAAGATATCAAGCGGTCAATGATTTGGCATCACCACAGTATTTCCTCGAAAAGCATAACGCCTATACAATGCATGGAGAAATCCTATACACCAGTAAGTCTAATTACCTTTTTCAGCAGACAATAAATATCAAAAGTTTAAAGGATAATAAGCTTGCCTTGCGAGTTATACCGCATAGAGTTAATTCAATTGGAAAACTAATGGATTCCTGGTCCAATGGGTATAGAGCATTTGAGATAGATGTGCTATATGGTGTTGATGGTCAGGATCATTTTGTGGTTGGACATAACCATGGTGATATGAGCGGGATGTCATTTGAGCAATTATTTAACTCAATCCCTTCTTTAGAAATAGAAAAAATATGGATGGATTTAAAAAATCTTACTCAAGAAAACTATAAACAAGTACTAGATAGGTTGAATTATTTAGACAGTCAGTATTCGCTTAAAGAGAAATTAATAATTGAATCTGAAACAAGCGGAAGTTTATTTAGCAATTTCAATGAAGAAGGCTGGCATATTTCGTACTATTTGCCAACAAAAATAATTATGAAGTATTTTGATGAAAATAAAATAAATGAAATGGAAGAGTTGGCCAAAAGCATATCTGAGCAAAGTGTTATTCAAAGACTCTCAGCTGTCTCATTTGACAATAGATTATATCCGTTTGTTAAAGATTACCTGGAACCATTATTGGCTGACGAAATTGTATATCACACATGGGATTTGTCAGTAAAATTATATGATTATGACCTTAATACAAAACTGTATGAAAAGAGCTACTATAATGATGAGCGGGTTAAAACAATTCTATTGCCTTACAAATCGCCGTTTCATCTTTAACAAAG
This region of Deltaproteobacteria bacterium genomic DNA includes:
- a CDS encoding phosphoethanolamine transferase, which produces MLYSFAGNAVKEYWEELALFNETQEKLKSNKIKFEAGKAEVGETYIVVIGESLNKKHMGLYGYMRDTTPFLTKIDENGGLLKFNNVFSAHTHTTSVLSLSLTEANQHNKNNYYNSLSIINILNKANIDTYWVTNQVLHGVWDNLVSVIAHQTDHLVALNRSMGKRTTTQEYDGAVISEIDKILSKDSKHSRVIFVHLMGSHGDYCSRYPDKYRRFSGELAISEFGKLAISKNINKNINCYDNSVLYNDHVVSSIIKSLENKNGVNGLLYFSDHADDVFGKLGHNAANFTYDMTRIPLIMWFSEQYKSRYQDKYSALKGHENALFSNDDIYDTLVGVFNIDTERYQAVNDLASPQYFLEKHNAYTMHGEILYTSKSNYLFQQTINIKSLKDNKLALRVIPHRVNSIGKLMDSWSNGYRAFEIDVLYGVDGQDHFVVGHNHGDMSGMSFEQLFNSIPSLEIEKIWMDLKNLTQENYKQVLDRLNYLDSQYSLKEKLIIESETSGSLFSNFNEEGWHISYYLPTKIIMKYFDENKINEMEELAKSISEQSVIQRLSAVSFDNRLYPFVKDYLEPLLADEIVYHTWDLSVKLYDYDLNTKLYEKSYYNDERVKTILLPYKSPFHL